From Acinonyx jubatus isolate Ajub_Pintada_27869175 chromosome E2, VMU_Ajub_asm_v1.0, whole genome shotgun sequence:
agcaggctccgcactgacagcacagagcctgatgcgaggctcgaactcacaaactgtgagatcatgacctgagccagagtcggatgctcaaccgactgagccacccagctccccttttttctattttaaaaagctgacttctaggggcgcctgggtggctcagtcggttgagcgcccgacttcggctcaggtcatgatctcatagtttgtgagttcgaacctcgcgtcgggctctgtgctgacagctcggagcctggagcctgcttcacattctgtgtctccctctctctctgccccttccctgctcatgctctgtctctctctgtctcaaaactaaataaacattaaaaaaatttttttaaataaaaataaaaagctgactTCTAGAGAAGCAGAAGGCAATTCTAATGTGCTATTTAAATATTCCATGTAAACTCAAGATGtgtttccaaagaaaaaagaacacgCCAGCAGCACAACAAACCAAAAAGATCAAAGGAGACaacgaaaaaagaaaaatgccatccCGGTGCTGTTGATCTTGCCGCTTCAAGCTCCTCttcagtttgagaagcactagtACGAAAGCTCAGGGGCCACGCACATGGCGTCTCTTTCCCTGATATTGATCCATTTATACccatttattcctttgtttcttttggtgGGGGAGATAAATCCTGTGAATAGCAAAGGAATGGGTCACGTGTACAACAGTGGCTTCTTCCCAGACTCATTAAGGACCAGGGTCACTGGCCCTCTTTGGGTTTCCTAGACTCGAGAAGAAGACAAGAACCAGGATGGGAAAATGGACGTGTTACATTTTAAACTGGAGCTTCCTCTGCAGTCCACGGAACATGTTCTTGGTGTGCAGCTCATCTTGACTTTCTCCTACCGATTGCACGTGAGTCCATTCCTTGCGGCAGCCCGTCCCCtcccttttgtcttttaatagaACGGAGCCCTCTCCCTGATCTCTAGGAAAACTCACGCTGCACAAGGCTCTCTTATGAGGTGTAGTTTGGGGTTTAATTGAGGGAAATCGAATGCTTCTCATTGGGGTCCTATTAATGTAGGTGAGCTGCTAAGACGCTCAGAGGGTTTTCTGGGCGGGGTGCTTCCTGCATGGCTAACCCTGGTGTTTAAGGGACTAGTAGGCAGCAACCACAGACAGGGATGCTGGGAACGCAGAGCCTTCCGATGTGACTGAAATGGCTATCGTCTCTCCTTGTGATGATTTCAGAGGATGTCGACATTCGTGATGCAGAGCATGGCGTTTCTCCAGTCCTCCTTTGCTGTGCCAGGGTCCCAGCTCTATGTGAACGGAGACCTGAGGCTGCAGCAGAAGCATCCCCTAAGCTGCGGTGGCCTCGACGTTCGGTACAACGTAAGGGTGCTTTTTACTGTCCacctcttttgtttctctctgttaCCGTTTCCCCAGTTCTTTGAAGAGGGAGGACATGAAAGTTGGAAATAGCATTTTTCTGTGGGTGGCACAGAAGAGGATTTCTGAGGAATTCTTGCCATGAATTCTTTCAAAACATAGAGACAGATACACCTGTATTTGTATCTAAAAAGAGGGGGGGGATGTGTCTTTAAGAACTAAACTGCGTGTTGTTTTTGGGTGcccgtgtgcacacacacggCATATTCCAAGCGGTGTTTTGCAGTTCGTGTAAAACACTGGGGGAATCGTAGTAACCACCGTTTATTAAGCACATAACATATGCCAGCCCTGCGTTAAGAGGTTTAAATATATCATCTCATTGAATCATGACAGCAGCCTCGTGAGACGCCTGCTCCTGTCATTTCCCAGCTCTCCAGCCTCTTGTCCTATCGCGGTCCCCCTGGCTGCTTTCTAGCCACACGGGCCCTCTTGCTGTTCCTCAAGCCTGCAAAAGGAAGttcctgcccccccgcccccccaggttATGCACTTGGCCTTTCCCTCTGCCAAGTGTCCACACAGCCTGCTCTGCTACTGCATTCGGGTCCCTGCTGGAATATCCCTGAGCACAGTCCTTCCCTGACACTCATTCTCCTCCCTGCCCACTACTCCACACCCAGATTTCTTTTCTGTACTTCCACTGGAAATATCGAAgatctgttttcagttctttgctAGCTGTTTTTCCCCAGTGGCAAAAGCACTGACATCTTCTATACTGTCACTCCAGTACCtaaaacagggcctggcacactgAAAGCGCTCAGACAGATTTGTTGAAAGACTGAACTCTCCtttcacacatgaggaaactggggcGGATAGAGACTAAGGAATTTTCCCCAAATCCTGCTGCTTGTAAATAACAGAACCACGAACTGTCTCtccggggctggaactcgtgcaTATGATCGCTCATGACTAACCTTTCTTTTACCACATGGGGGGCCACGTAAGGTGGGCTGCtctacttttgaaaatgaaattcagtGTTATCAGTTATTACAGGCATAAACCAGGACTGTTCCAGATAAATGTATTTATGGTCACTTTAGCCATAATcaatataagttaaaaaaaagaaaaggagggggacTATAAgatataaaccttttttttttaagcttatttattttgagagagagagagagagagcaggcatacaccagcaggggaggggcagagagagagagagggagagaatcccaggcacgCTCAGCAACGTcggctcagcacagaacccaacacggtgCTGAAGACTGCAGctgagtctgacactcaaccgactgagccacccaggcaccccaagatataaacattttatatgaagGTTTATATAGTAGCATATGTCAACAGGAATGTGATATTAGAAGGCAGGAGATCGTTTCCTTCGTCAAAGGATCAGATGTTTATTATTTGTACTTTATCCTATTTCCGTTTCTACACTTAAAAGAGATAAATTACAGAGCATTCAaggaagagcaagaaaaagacaaaggggTTGAAAATATGGTCTCCTTAAAAAATGTAAGGAATTACTGCTCCCCTTGGAATAGAGAGGGGTATTTTATAACTAGCTGTAAAACCTGTGAAAGGTGGATATTGACCCCTGTTTCTATCCCTGCAAAAGGGAAGACTGAACATAGATGATTTAAATtattggggtggctcagtcggttaagcggccgacttcagctcaggtcatgatctcgcagttcatgagttcgagccccatatcgggttctgtcctaacagctcagagcctggagcctgcttcagattctgtgtctccctctctctgcccctcccactctctctctctctcaaaaataaataaacattagaaaaaattgttGCACAGGAGGTCATCCATCCTTGAAGAAAGGGTTACTGATGCCTGAGCAGGCCACCATGCACGAGAGGCCAGTCTCAgctgtgggtgggtgggaggagagaaggatGAGTGGAAAAGTGGCTGGGGGCTCACTCCACACCCTCCTGCCACATCCCAGGTGTCTGTAATCAACGGGACCAGCCCTTTTGCCCGTGACTATGACCTCACCCACATTGTTGCCGCTTACCGGGACAGGAATGGTGAGTCATGGGTACAATGCATTCAGCTGCTTCTCCAGGACCTTCCAGGTCAGTGGGAACATTGGACAAAACCACAATTGGAGCTCTTGTCATGATAAAAATGTCCAAGCCAGTGACTACTCAGTGATGGGAGGGGGACAGGCTACCCAGGGTCTGTCCTTTTCCTCCTGATCTAAAGACCCCGCACCCCGCCCCTGCCACTGCTACCCTTAACGTCCAGCAGGTGAGTGCTCATTTATGTCCCATGTTTATTGATCACTAGCttgatggatttctttttttctgtaaacgCCTAATTGAGTTGCTCCCCCACCACACTTGTAAAAGGAGCCAAAGACAAATTGCTAACCCTGGCTTTCAGCTAGAAGTAGGGAATGTGACTGACTTACCCCCAAATAAGCAGCTGAAGTAGAGCAGGGGGCCCGGCGTTCTGGCTGGAACGCTGAGCGTGTCCATCCCTCACAGAGGAAAGGCTCTCGGGCCAGTGTGTGTGCTTGACTCAGCACATTGGTCTGGTTGGCCGTCTGAGGTTTCCTCTAAAGGCATCTGAAGCATTACGTGGCAGCCGGACATCGTAGATACCACCCACACACATTTATCAAGTTGTGAGGACCGCAATCCCAGTACTTCTTCCTGAATTTTTGTAATACACTGGTGGCATTATTCCCAAACCAGAggaatgttaaaacaaaaacactcatctacaacttttctttctttattccttccagtctttgtccatatgcagattttttttatacAGCTCTTATCatagtttataaaacattttaggatccaactttttttttttgtacttcgTAATGTAAATATTTCCCCGCGCTACTACAAAGTTttaattggtattatttttagtGGTAGCATAGTATTCCTTTGCTTAGCCATTCAACAGTGGAAGAACACACGGACGGTTCCAAGTTTGTAACATAAATATTTTGACAAGTGTTTCAACAAATAATTTGTGAGCAGCTTTGCAGtcaattctctttccttctgagtCATTTTTTTGGGAAAAGTTCTGATGTGCAGAATTTGCATGAGGGGTCAAAGAGTACTTTGATAgtccttattattttattcagagaCCATTCATGGATTGATTTAACTCCTGCTTGTGTTGCAGTAACCACCATCCTGATGGACTCCAACCCCATCTGGCTGGTGGGAAGGGCCGCCGAGGCTCCATTTGTGATTAACGCCATCATCCGGTACCCAGTGGAAGTAATTTCATATCCTTTCTGTTAAAGAGCCATAGTAGCTCAGTTTCAAAAACAGGAAAGTGCCTCCCTTGTCCCAAGAAGGGACAGATATGGGAAGCCTCAGATTGGAAATTGCTTAAACGACTCCGTCTGCTGTTCGTGCagggacaaaaaacaaacaaacaaaaaaaacaacctcatttCCTCTTCATATCTCTGGACGATTCTTCAGACCAGAATCATCCATATGTATGTATTAATAATCTTCTATCGTCCCTTTTATCATAAGggcatttgaaacatttttgccATTTCCTGTCTAAACTAAACCTTTGGCTTAACTTCCACTTAGAAAATATCATCTGTGACTCCTTAACTGGCTGTACTTATCTACCAGGATTCTGGGAAATGATAAAGTTTGCCTGGATCCAGTATGTCAGTATCCTGCTTATCTTCCTCTGGGTGTTTGAAAGAATCAAAAGATTTGTGTTTCAGAATCAGGTGGTGACCACGATCCCTGTCACCATAATGCCCCAGGGAGAACTGTATAAGGAGCACTTATCATAAGAAGACCATTTCTGAGAACTAAGCAGGACCCTGGCTACCTCAGCCTTGTCTTCTGGGAACGGCCATCTTAAGAAATTTTTGCAAAGAGCTCCTCATGGACACGTGCCCGTGCGTGTCCTTTTCCtatcagagacaaaggacaatCCGTTTTAAGTTTTCTCTACGCAAATTCCATGTCTTCTAAGCACCTCCACAATCTTCAGGGACTAGTTTGTGGAAACATCCAGAGGTTCCTGAAGgctataatttgctttttttttttttttttttttgccttagacTTGAATTTCAGGAGAAAACTGCAGTCAGTTCAGAACTCTTGGAAAGAGTCCCATCTCTGGTCAAGCAAAGACTTTTCCTCTCTTGAACTGAGAAACATGCTTCTTCCCACTATTGTAAACCACTTTTTACTCTTTTCAGGCCTCTCTTGTGAGAGATATGCAAATCAGTAGCACTTTCCACTCCTGAGCATCTAAATTTCCCATTCAGAACTTTGGTTTCCAGAACTGAGAGGTCCTTGAGGGGGAGAATGGGAGCGAGAGAAAGGGAGCGCTGGAgagcacatgcacgcacacgtgTCCGGTGGGCGACTCCAGGACACCGGGACCATCCACCTGCCCTCAGGCTAACAGACAGTGGTCTGTCATCAGCTGGGCTGAGCAGCCCTTTATCCCTGCCCTGCTGTGGCTGGCTTTGTGCCCTGCCTTTTGCCCTGTCTGTGCCCCTGGAACAGCAGGCTGAAGCCAGAGTGCTCTTTCGTTCACAGTCCCCTCCGCAACAGTGGGGGAAGTAAGGATTGTAACaatagtttctttctctctggcccttacCCAACAGCCTGGACACTTGCCACTCCTCCTCCTTGACAGCCCTCCCCCACTTCTTGAAAAGGACGCGGGTGACAGAGGACCTGTTGTTGGTATCGGCTCCCACTGCCAACAACCACAGAGTTTGTTTGGAGGGCTAGCAGGAGACTCAGCTACTTGCATTTCCCGTGATGAAGGGACAGGGTGCCCGTCAGAGTGAGCAGCTTTGGGGAGAACGAGCAAGGTGCACTGAGGGGGTAAAGAGGATGCTTGCCCGCCCAGGACAGCCTAATCCGGCCTGGTTGTTAGCAGAATGACAAGCCGTCCGACAGGATCAACCTCCTGCCTAAGTGAGTGTCATCAGGATGGGACTGCTGAAATGGGCCTCTGTTGCACACGGAAGGCTAGTTCGCCGTTCCTGGCCTGAGGAAATGAGCTGTCCTCAAAGGACAGATGGATCTGCTTTATGATCCCAAGATGTCACTGGCACTGGAGACACGCCTGCTCTGAACCATGCTTCAggcccacccacccacacactccTCTACACGTgtatgcctcagtttaccttgGAGATTCAGTTCTCATTTCCAAAGCACCTTTTCTTTCAGGCTGACCAAGATAAGAGTTTTGGAAACAGCCGCTTTGAAGTATTCAAGCACAAAACTAGCTTAACACTGGCCCGTCTGCCTTGTCTTTTACTATCTAGGGCTGTTTATATACCTACACATTTTTTCTtgggatttaaatgaaaaatggttTCTGGTTTGAATCACAAAAAGGTAAGGAGAAACGGGAAGATAGCTAAAGACATGAATTAACACCGCTTtgcattttgttaaattattttcaggCAGAACTTGTATAAAGAACCATGATGTTTTGTAcctttctaattaaaatattcaaaatggaaAGCTGCACGTGTCTGTTATGAGAAGACTTCGcaaagggggtggggatggggagggcagaggttGCGCACACTTCTCCGAGTTACTCACCGGCAGCCTTCCGTTGCCAGGGCTCTGCCCAAAGACCTTGGAGCTTTTGTTAGCTCTTTGGCAACATCCCCTGGTCCTGCCCCAAGTAAATGTgagtttttggtggaatccacATGGCATGTGGAAACCCACAGGCTGGAAAATTACAACTGTGTCTGGTGAATATCAAATTATTTACGGATCAGATGTTGGTAGCTTCCGAAGGGGAATGACACAGTGTAGTTGGAAGAGGGGAAAGGTGAGAAATATACAGGATTTTATCAACTGAGCTGTCACTCACAGCTAAGTCAAGGTTTGAGACAATTACTCAATATGTGGGCTgtggcgaggggggggggggagacctcTAATTTTGGTAAATGATTTTCCAGTTTCTGTTTGAATCAGGTGAGGCTCCCTAAGGCCCTGCTTAGGTCCCATCATGGAAGATTAATAAGgcaattctctgtcttctttttttctttctcttcatgttCGTGCTTTTTAAAAGACGTCTTGTTTCTTTCTGACCAGAGAAGTTCTAAATGCCTATtggggaaaatgtaaaattacagaAACCTAAAGAAAATAAGTTGTCTGTAAATGTAGAAGTTACCACGATTGGCATTCTGGCACAcatctttctaatcttttgtagtctttctaattttttcattatCATAAACAACACTTCTCTGAACCTTGTGTATAAATCCTTCTTGCCAGTTTATTTCCTTAAGTTAGATGCTAGAAAGGAATTACTAATTCAGAAAGCTTATGGCCGTTCTTAAGGATTTAAGTTCATCTTGCCAAACCGCATCCTGGAAAGAATGCACTAATTTATACTTCCAGCAGCAGAGATTTCTTTTAGATCCCAGCACGGATTGTAGGaggtcagaattttttttcagatggcCTGGACTCTGTTGTTATCTGGGCGGGGAAGGGGGACGGAATgctttactttttgaaatttatcttGTATTTACCCGGACTTGCTACCAAGCCTGTGCCTCTGGGATGAGACTAGAACAGGGAAGGGACGGGAGGAGGGGGCAGCCAGCTCTGGGCTTAGGTCCTGAGGGCCACCTGGCGTCTCGGCCCCTCCCAGCTGGGCTACTGGCTGGGGAGGCTGCGCTGTCCGCTCGGCATCAGGATGCCTTGGACTTGGCTTACTTAGGTCTGAGGCTGGGGGCTTGGGAAAGCGGCTTGGATTCCAAGTCACTTCCCTTCGAGGATGCCACAGAGAGCGAGGTGGGGGGGGCAAGATTACGATTTGATTTCCCTCGCCAGGGCCTTTTGTGCTCCCCGGAGGCTTCGCTCTCCGCGACCGGAGCGGGAGACAACTCTTTCGGTCAGCTAGTCGGGTGAGGGGGTGGGCGCCAGCGCCCTTTGACATCCTCCCGCTGCCCCCGGGGCCCACCTGCGCCCGCCCTCACCCCGCCTTCCcgcgcccacccccgcccccgggcagctgcccctcccccgaggTGGGGAGGGTAGTGGGAGCCGGGGGCCAAccggctccttccttccttccgtccctCCCGCCCCGGCTCCCGCCCGCCGGCTCCGGGACCTCAGCCACGTCTGAAAGCGCCTCATTGTGCGCGCTCTTCTCGGGCAGCGGGCGGCTGCACTGGCGGCGCGGGGCGCAgggcgcggggggcgcggcgCCCGGCACGGGTGGGGGGCTCCGGGCAGGGGCGCCCCAGTCCGCGTCTTGTCGTTGCCCCACGACTGCCCCGCACGCACACCCCCCGTTCTTACGACGCCTCTCCGTTTCCAGGACACGCCTGCCCCGTTTCCAGCTTCCCCCCGCCTGAGCTCGCCAGGTGCCTCCAATATCGAGGCATCTGCTGCCCCCGCGCCCATGCCTCTGGGAGCCTTCTCCCCGGGGTCACTGCGTGCCCCTTAAGAGCCTTGGGAGCCTGCGGGGCACATCAGCTCCCGAGGAGTCTCCCGGTGAAGACACAGCCGGCCGTGGACTGGAACTGGGAAGAGGCGAGGTCAAGGAGCCCCTGCCGAGCCTCAGGAGAGAGGTGTCCGCCTCCCGCCGCGCCAGCTCGGGCAGGGACGCCAGCTTCGGGGTACGTTGGTTCGGCCTGTCTCCACGCAGGATGCCCCCAAACCGGGGCATTGATCTTGCAGCCGAGGAGTCGGGTCTGGGGAGAAGAGCTGAGGGTGGTGGTTCTAACCGAAGGTGGAGAGGGCATTGCAGCCCCAGGCGCTGGTTTCACGGTGTCTTCCCGGGGCTTCAGCTGCACCGGAGATCGCTACTGGGGATCCCTAATCTCTTAAAACGGGAGTTGCCAAGGGCTTTAATCCAGAAAGCTTTTTCCACGGAACTCTTTTGAGAAAAAGCAGCTTGGTGAGTGAATTGAGAACCATATGCAGCTGACCTTGGAGCCTGGCGGCCTCTGTTGGGGCTGCTGGATCTTGGCCTCAGCGGAGGTGCCTGGCCAATGTTAACTCTCTTTTCTGTACCCTCTTGCGCCGGAGGCTTGaggatgggaagactgaggcctaGAGAGCAGAAAGGACTTGGCTTCCCTGAGGCCCAGAGTGAGTTGCCAAGTACCAGAGGTAATGAGAATAGTGTGTGGCTGCTTCAGCCCGCTAAGGGTTGGCTGTGTTGAGGGCTCTACAGTTCCATTGACTCCTCTCCATCGCGTGTGGTAGGGGCTGTCGCGGTGTCCTTTCTTTGCAAAGGAGCCAGAGGAGGAAGCGCCCAGACGTTAGGAGTGCCCTGCCCCAAGTCACACACCTCACTGGTGCAgaggcagaatttgaacccagtcCGGCTTTCAGAAGCCAGTCTTGTAGCCACTATTCACCGTTGTTTTGCAGTACATGTTCTGACCCTGCCTGGGCTTGCTACATTCTGTTCCCAGGTCACCTGAACCAGATCAGGCTGTTGTCCTTGAGTTTTCCTTATGAAAAGGCTTTTGCTCGGATTCATAGAATATAGTTGTCACCCAGGATTTGGAAGATTGCTGAGCAAATACTAGTGTACTGTGTGACAGACCTTGttctaagttctttataaatattaactcattcaCTTTTCACATCGAGCCCTGACTTGGGTTatattatttcccccatttttattttattaaaaaaaatgttaatgtttatttattcttgagagagagagagagagaatatgcaagtgggggagaggcagagagagagggagacacagaatctgaagcaggctccaggctccgagctgtccccACAGACCCCCGTTGctgcgcttgaactcacaaactcatgagatcatgacctgagccgaagttggatgcttaagctactgagccacccaggctccctgagttttgcttttttaatgcttaatttatttttgagagagacagagagatggagcgcgagctggggaggggcacagaaagagggagacacagaatctcaagcaggctccaggatctgagctgtcagcacagagcccagatgtagggctcaaactcaagaactgtgagatcatgacctgagccaaagttggatacttaactctctgagccacccggcactcccattttttttctttttttaagtgagctctaggggtgtctggatggttcagccagttgagcatcagattcttgattttggctcaggtcatgatcccagggttatgggctagagcccagcatggagcctgcttaagattctcattttctctctctccgcctctgtcactctcccccgctcatgcatgctctcttgcttgctctctctctctctctctctctctctctctctctaaaacaaaataaacaaaaaccttttaaagtaagctctaggcccaacatggggcttgaactcatgaccctgagatcaagtcgcatgctctacacactgaaccagccaggtgaaTTCCCCCGTCTTACAgattcaacaacaacaataggcacagagagattaagtatcttgtccaaggtcacccagtaaATGATCAAATGGAGTTCATCAGCCACTGTGCCAGCACTGCTCCCTGTCATGAGACAGAATCCTGCTTCTGGTCTAGGAAGGGGACACAGGTACAGAAATGCATGAACAAGAGTATTCTGCACAGTGATAGTAGCATTAACGGTGATTTCTCAGTATCGCCTAATACTCAGGCAAGGTGAAATTTCTCTCATTGCCTCAAAGATATCTTCTTGCACTTGGCTTGTTTGAATCAGAATCCAAACAACATTTACACACTGCATTTGGCTATTCCATGTTTTGAGTAGTTTTCTTCTAAAACagccctttccttttttttttttttcttatgtgattGAATTCTAAGAatgatttgcttttcaaaaataacaaatcaattaaaataaaatgttaaaaaaataagccagagaacTTTCCAGATTATCCCTGTAATAAGAGGGCTCTGTCAACACCTGGGGGAACACAGAAGAATGTTCTCAAGGTGCATTCcctaccccccctcccctgcatgagTTATTTCAGAAAAGAGGTGGGAGTCCCCAGACTTCAGGTCTCCCCAGCTGTAAGGTTCTATGATTAGGTCCAGCGCAAAATGCATTTTGAGGATCCCCAAAGTTCAGAGCCAGAGAAAGGTGTTATGTGTTACCTGCTCATCTGCTCTGAAATGCCCCCTGGGGTGGCTCTGAGCCAGGGGGACTTGAGGCTCCTTTCCCAGAcaatttgatttcatttcccaATAGATTCCTGCCGGCAAACCTGTTTCCTCCAGCAGCATCTGGGCTGTGTGACTCCAGCTTCCTTGCCTCTGGCTGATGCCACGAAGCTGCTCATTAGGGCTGGCAGAGAGCAGATGTGGCCAGGGCTTGGGGCCAGGAATGTCTCCTGCCACAGCCTGACCCAGTCCACAGCCCTGAGGCTGAGGGTGGGCTTAGGGATCTTCACTCCTTGCAGCCTCTGGGAGGTAGTTCTCCGTCCTTGCCCCTGTCCTCCTCTGGCCAGCTGGTACTCAGGTCAGCCAGGGGACTGATCTGCCGCACTCACCGTCCTGCAGTGAAAACTGGAGCAGGCAAGCTCCACCCGTGCCCATGCCTCCTTTAACCAAGTTTATGAGTTCACGATTACCAAAGTAATACAAGTCTGTCGTAGACCACCTGGAAAACGCAGCAAAAGcactaacaagaaaaaaattacttgttaTCTGGCCATAGAAGGGTAACTACTATTCAGCACACATTGTTCCAACTTTCTTTCTAtgcatttttgtgtatttttttaataaaagctctATTGAGATACAATTCTCGTACCCTAAAGTTCACCCTTTTACGGTGCACAATTCACTGATGCAACAGTATACACATGTTGTGTGTTAATCACCTCggggtttatccatgttgtcgcatgtatcaatatttcattcctggggtgtccgggtggctcgatcggttaagcgtcccagttcggctcgggtcatgatctcatggttcataggtttcagcccccacgtctggctctgtgctggctgttcagagcctggatcctgcttgggattctgtgcctccctctctccctgctcctcccccactcacactctgtgtgtgtctctctctcaaaaataaataaacgttaaaaaaaaaaaaaactttattcctttttattgccagaTAACACTCaattacagttgactcttgaacgtGGGTTTAAACTGTGTgagtccacttacatgcagatttttttcagtaaacataCTGTGGTagtataaatgtatttctcttccttaagattttctcagtagcattttcttttctctagcttacttcaaTGCATATAATATGCAAATTAGGTGACTGTTCGTGTTAAGGCTTCCAGTCAGCAGTAGGTTGTTTGTAGCTAAGTTTTCCGGGAGCCAGAAGTtacacatgggggtgggggggatggcgcctgggtggctcagttggttaagcatccggctcttgatgtCAGCTGcggtcttgatctcaggcttgtgagttcaagccccatgttggggtcctTGCTGGGTGTAACACTACTTAAAAAAAGTTGCACATGGATTTTCGACTGTGTAGAGGTTGATTCCCCAACTTCCACATTCACCAAGGGAAGCtgtgtatggatgtaccacacattttgtttatccgtttaTCAGTTG
This genomic window contains:
- the TMEM231 gene encoding transmembrane protein 231 isoform X2 → MPSLTNLQFQVCNIVIQQFYTLLSAHEGLWLKRSSYEEQPTVRFQHQVLLVALLGPDHGGFLAWSTFPAFNRLQGDHLRVPLVSTREEDKNQDGKMDVLHFKLELPLQSTEHVLGVQLILTFSYRLHRMSTFVMQSMAFLQSSFAVPGSQLYVNGDLRLQQKHPLSCGGLDVRYNVSVINGTSPFARDYDLTHIVAAYRDRNVTTILMDSNPIWLVGRAAEAPFVINAIIRYPVEVISYPF
- the TMEM231 gene encoding transmembrane protein 231 isoform X1, coding for MALYELFSHPVERGYRAGLCSKAALFLLLAAVLTYIPPLLVAFRSHGLWLKRSSYEEQPTVRFQHQVLLVALLGPDHGGFLAWSTFPAFNRLQGDHLRVPLVSTREEDKNQDGKMDVLHFKLELPLQSTEHVLGVQLILTFSYRLHRMSTFVMQSMAFLQSSFAVPGSQLYVNGDLRLQQKHPLSCGGLDVRYNVSVINGTSPFARDYDLTHIVAAYRDRNVTTILMDSNPIWLVGRAAEAPFVINAIIRYPVEVISYPF